The genome window AAACCTAAAGGGGAATTTAGGTAACGTAGGTAATCCTTTCATTCCCTTCATGCTTTTTATTATCCTCCTCATCTCTTCATACTCTTTCAAAACTTTGTTCACATCTCCCACACTCGTTCCGCTACCTTTGGCTATTCTCACCTTCCTGCTCATGTTTATGATCCTGGGATTCTTTCTCTCCTCTTTTGTCATAGAGAGGATTATCGCTTCTGTTTTTTTGAACTTCTTTTCGTCTATCTTCACGTTTTTGAGCTGAGCGCCTATCCCCGGTATCATACCCAAGAGCTTTTCTAAAGGTCCCATTTGCTTTATAAACCTTATCTGCTTGAGCATGTCCTCAAGATCAAACTCCCCCCTCATGATCCTCGTGGCAAGCACTTGAGCCTCATCTTCAGGTATAACTTGCTGAGCTTTTTCCAGAAGGCTCTGAAGATCACCCAGCCCTAATATCCTCTGAGCTACCCTATCTGGATAGAAAACTTCCAAATCCTCTATCTTTTCCCCCACACCCACAAACTTTATAGGTACACCTATAGCTTCCTTTACTGAAAGGGCTAATCCCCCCCTCGCATCACCGTCCATCTTGGTCAGTATCACCCCAGTAAGTGTAACGCTTTCGTGAAAAACCTTTGCGACCCTTAAAGCTTCCTGCCCTTGCATGGAATCGGCTACATAAAGAATTTCGGAAGGTCTAACTGCTTCCTTTATCTGTTTGAGCTCTTGCATCAGATCCTCGTCTATGTGCAACCTTCCAGCTGTATCAAGAAGGAGGTAATCTATACCTTCGCTTTGAGCTTTATGTTTGGCATTAATGGC of Hydrogenobacter sp. contains these proteins:
- the ffh gene encoding signal recognition particle protein, with the translated sequence MLELLTEKFSKSISRLKGARKLTEKQVNDALRDIRMALLEADVDYDVVKAFLKRVRERVLTEDIKNNLSPVDSIILTVYEELTNILGGEKSDIKKGTVLFVGLQGTGKTTTIGKLAHFLKNQGFKVAVSSSDVRRPAAMLQLKKLAEKVGVPYYGFDDVSSKDIAINAKHKAQSEGIDYLLLDTAGRLHIDEDLMQELKQIKEAVRPSEILYVADSMQGQEALRVAKVFHESVTLTGVILTKMDGDARGGLALSVKEAIGVPIKFVGVGEKIEDLEVFYPDRVAQRILGLGDLQSLLEKAQQVIPEDEAQVLATRIMRGEFDLEDMLKQIRFIKQMGPLEKLLGMIPGIGAQLKNVKIDEKKFKKTEAIILSMTKEERKNPRIINMSRKVRIAKGSGTSVGDVNKVLKEYEEMRRIIKSMKGMKGLPTLPKFPFRF